The Streptomyces sp. NBC_01463 DNA window ACGGCGTGAGCAGCAGCGCGTCGCAGCTCAGAAGGATTTCTGCGCCCGTTCGACGAGTTCTCGGGGTGCCTGGTCGGCCGGGACTGCCTGCGTCCGACGGTCGTGCACGGAGAAGGAGGACAATTGGGAGCAGTCCGGCACGACGCACGATGTGACATCACCGGGAGCAGTAGTGATCAAAGTCGAACGGATCATGCACTCAAGCCGATCGCGCGACGCGATCGTGGCCTACATGGCCGACTTCGCCCACGCGGAACAGTGGGACCCGGGCACCCTCACCTGTCGGCCGACCGACGCCGATGCGCCGCTGGGGGTGGGTACGGAGTGGCTCAATGTGTCCTCGTTCCGGGGGCGCTGCACAGAGCTTCGCTACGAACTGACGCGGATGAGCGACGACCGGCTCACCTTCGTCGGGCGCAACAAGACTGCGACGTCAACGGACGACCTGCATTTCGAGCCGCACTCCGGCGGCACCCGTATCACCTACCGCGCCCAGGTCGAATTCCACGGGATCGCCCGACTGGCGACGCCGCTCCTGAAGAGGGAGTTCGAGCGCTTGGGGGATGAAGTGTCCGAACAGCTACCGGCAACACTCCAACAGGCACTGGGCCCCTCCGCCCCCGGGCCGCAACAGCCCTGACCTGGCTACCCGCAGAGCTGCGTACAGCGGAGCGGCGGGGCGTCGGCGCGGCGGCGGGCGTCTTGTCATCGCAGGTGGGATGCGTGCCGACACCATCACAGAGCGAATATGCGGGTGACGAAGAAGGCCGCGATGAGGATCGCGCCAATGACGATGAGCCCCAGCCATATTTTGGGGTGCTCCCACATGCCTCCGTCTGCGCGCTCTTCATGGGCTTCGGCGATGCAGCCCTCTACTGGAGGGGTCTCGCCCGGAGGTACGAGGTACTGAGCCATGATTCAAGGGTGGCGCCATTCACCCGTTTGCGCACTTCCGTCCGGTCTACGGTAGTGAGGGAGCCGCCACCCAGCGTGGCCGGCGATGCCTGAAGGAGACAGCACCGAGTGCGCAGGGCTGCCCACCGATTCGGAAGGAGCCCTCCTGCCCGGCCTCGCCGTCAGCCGCGCCGCGGGGCGCTCGCAGGCGGCACCCTTCCGGGCCCGCGCGGCCGACGGCTCCTCCGGCGCGGGGGTTACGGCTTGCGTCCCACTGCCACGTACCCCGCGCTGATGATGTCCTCCTGGCCGGGCACCGGTTCACCGAGTTCGGGGTGCCAGGCCTCGGCGGCCACGATGCCGGGCTCGACCACGTCGAGTCCGGTGAAGAACGCGGCGAACTCATCGCGCTTGCGCGGCACCAGCGTGAGCGCCTTGGCCTTGTACATCTCGTCGACCTTGCGTGCCTGCTCCGGATGGAAGTCGGCGGTGAGGTGCGAGATCACCAGGTGACTGCCCGGCGCCAGTACGTCGGTCAGCCTGCTCACCAGCTCGTAGGCGCCGTCCTCGTCACTCACGAAGTGCAGCAGCGAGATCAACGAGAGCGCGACAGGACGGCTGAAGTCGAGTGTCTTTCCCGCGTGTTCGAGGATGGAGTCCACGTCCCGCGCGTCGGCCTGCACGTAGTCGATGACACCCTCCGGGGTGCCGTTCAGCAGGGCTTCGGCGTGGGCCAGCACGATCGGATCGTTGTCGCAGTAGACGACCCGGGTGGTGGGCGCCGCCTGCTGGGCCACCTGGTGGAGGTTGGGCTCGGTGGGTATCCCGGTCCCGATGTCGAGGAACTGCCGGATGCCCTGGCTTGTCAGCCAGCGGGTGGCACGGTGCATGAAGGCGCGGTTCACCTTCGCCATCACCGGGACGCCCGGTTCGACCGCGAGCATCTGCCGGCCCATCGCCTCGTCCACCGGGTAGTTGTCCTTGCCGCCGAGGAACCAGTCGTACATCCGCGCGGGATGCGGCTTGCTGGTGTCGATGTGCAGCGAGGTGGCGTCGTTCTCCGGTCGGGACATGGCGAACTCCAGAGTGCGGAAGGCAGTTGATAATCAGCTCGACGACAGAATAAGCAACTTGCGTGCGCGGCGGCGGCCCGGAACGTGTCGGCGGGCGTCCCGGACGCACTGGCGTCCGGGACGGGTTACCGGCACGCGATCGGATCGGAAGCCCCGCGAAGGGCTTTCGCCGTCCGGTCAGACCTGGTCGAGGATCCGGTCGATCAGGTACCGGGCGGCCTCGGTGACCGCCGCTGCGCCGAACCGGAGGACCAGGGCGGTGGTCAGGCGGCGCAACGACGTGGCCGCGCGGCGGGCGCGGTTGTTCCGGTGGGCGGGCTCGGACCTACGGTTCATGTCGGGCTCCCGGGGCTGATGCCGACTGCCGGGGCGGCGGTCGACTGGGCACCCATGACCGCGCTTCCGGGGGGTTTCCTGCGAAGCCGCACACCCGCTCCGAGCGCCAACTAGCCTGGTCAGCAACGGAATGTGCACCTTCCGGAGGGGGCTCATCTCCGGAAGCAACGGGGACCGGGGAGTAATGGACACTGCTGCGGGGCGGTTCTGGAAGCACGTGCGCCATGTGTACGAAGCGGCTGGGTCTCCTGCGCTGTCCCGGCTCGAGGTGCTGGCGCGGGATCTCGGTCTGCCGCGGAAGGCCGACGGACCGACCCGGCGGCCCGCAGCGGCGGGACCCGGAAGATCGACGCAGTACGCGGCCGGAAAGTCCGCGATCAGCGCCTGGCTCAACGGCGAGAGCGTGCCCGCACCCGACCGCGACGCCCACTTCCTCGCCGTGATCCGCTTCCTCGAAGGCCGCGCACAGGACAAGGGCGGCTACCGGGCCCTGCGCCCGGGCGCCTGGCAGCAGTTGCTCGCCCAGGCACGGGCCGAGCGCGAGGAGTCCCGCGGCGGCCGGACGGCGGCGAGGCGCGAGGCCGATGTCCAGGGGCCGGTCAGCCTCCCGCCGCCCCCTCTCGGATTCACCGGCCGCGAGGGGGAGGCCGAGAGGATCCTCTCGTGGCTCGGCCCGGTACCCGAGGCCGCCCCGGAGGAGGGCGGACCGTCCTCAGCCGTCTGTGTCGTGTCGGGCATGGGCGGGGTCGGCAAGACCGCGCTCGCCCTGCATGCCGCTCACCGCGCGCGGAACGTGTTCACGGGAGGCGTGCTCTTCGCTGACCTGCACGGCTATATGACGGACCATGAGGTGGAGGCCACAGCGGTCGTCGACCGCCTCCTGCGCATGGTCGGCGTCGGGGACAAGGACCTGCCGGCCACCTCGGACGGCAAGCGGGACGCCTGGCACCTGGCCCTGAACGGCCTGGCCGGGGAGGGCCGTCCGCTGCTGGTGGTCCTGGACAATGTCCGCAAGGTCACTCAGATAGCCGACCTGCTGCCCGCCCAGCCGCACCGCATGCTCGTCACCAGCCGTCACACGCTCGCCGCGCTGCCCGCCCGGCGCATCGAGCTGGACCCGCTGTCCGCGGACGAGGGCGTCAGGCTGCTGGACCGGGCGTTGCGCGAGGGTGACACCGACGACGTCCGCGTCACCGCCCGGCCCTCCGACGCACGCCATCTGGTCGAGCTGTGCGGGAAGCTTCCGTTGTCCCTGCGGATCATCGCGGCCCTGCTGCGTGACGAACCCGCCCGTCCCCTGTCCGGCCAGGCGGAGGAACTGGCCGACGCCCGCACGCGCCTGGACGCCCTGCAGTACGAGGACACCGACGAACACGGCAGTCCCCTGGCCGTCCGGGCATGCTTCGATCTGTCCTACCGGCATCTGAACGGGCCGCAGAAGAGGACGTTTCGGCTGCTCGCCGCCGCCCCCGGGCCCGACATCTCCACCGAGGCGGCCACCGCCCTTCTGGAGGAGGGCTCTGCCCGGCGGCTGCTGGCCGATCTCGCGCGGGCCCATCTCCTGCAGAGCACGTCCGCCGACCGCTGGTCGCTGCACGATCTCATCCGGCTGTACGGCGAGGAGCTCGGCCGGGCCCACCTCGGCGACGACCGGCGCGATGCCGCCATGGACCGGCTCCTGGACCACTACCTCTCCCTTGCCCGCGCGGCGGACGCCCTGATCGCCGGCGGCGAGGACACCGCCGTCCCGGCCCTGTTCGCCGGACGGGAGCAGGCGCTCGCATGGCTGGATACCGAACGGGCCGCTGTCGTCGCCGCGGCCGTGTGCCCTGCCGCGCGCGGCCACGCCGCGGCCACCGAGCTGGCCACCGCCCTGACCCGCTACTGCATCGGGTGCCGGCACTTCGACGAACTGAACGTTCTCACCGAGGCCGCCGCGGAGGTCCTCGGCGAACGGGGGGACCGGGCCGGCCAGGCCGTGGCCCTGAACAATCTCGGCAACGGCCTGACGCGTGTGCGGCGGTTCGAGGACGCCGTGACAGCCCACGAGTCGGCCGTCGCTCTGTGGCACGGCCTCGGAGATCCGTACGGCGAAGCGACCGGGACGGCCAACCTGGGCCGTGATCTGCTGGACCTGCGCAGGTACCAGCAGTCCATCGAAGCCCAGAGCCGCGCGGCCGAGGCCTTCCGCGAGCTGGGCGACCCACGCGGCGAAGCCGCCGCGCTGGACAACCTGGGGAGCGCTCTGGTGGCATGCGGGCGTTCCAAGGAGGCGATCGACGCCCACAGTGCCGCGTTCGAACTCTGCCGCGAGATCGACGACCGGCACGGTATGGCCGGTGGGATGAGCCTTCTCGGCCATGCCCTCGACAGGGCGCATCGGTACGAGGAGGCTGCGCGCTTCCACGGCACGGCAGCGGATCTCCACCGTTCGCTCGGCGACCGGCGGAGCGAGGCGGGAGCGCTGGGAGGGCTCGGCGACGCCCTCAGGAAATCGGGCCGCCACGGCGAGGCGTTCGCCGCCTACAACGCGGGCCTCGGTATCTGCCGTGAGATCGGCGACCGGCAGGGCGAGGCCCAGGCGCTCAACCGGCTCGGGCATGCCTCCATGGCGGTGCGGCGGACCGATGAAGCCGTGGGCACCCACATGGCCGCCATCGGCATCGACCGTGAACGCGGCGACCTGCATGCGGAGAACACCTCGCTCAGCGGCGCGGGCCATGTGCTCACGGACGCGCACCGGTACGAGGAGGCCGTTGACGTGTACGAGCGGCAGGTGGCCGTCTGTCAGGAACTCGGTGACCGGCGGAGCGAGGCCGACGCGTGGGGAAGCCTCGGTCTCGCGTTGCAGGCGGCGGGCAGGCCGCAGGAGTCCATTGACGCTCAGGCCAACTGCGTTGCCGTGCACCGGGAACTCGGCGACGCGCACGGGGAGGTGATGGGACTCAATGGGCTGGGTATCACCCTGGAGGAGGCCGGCCGCCTCGACGAGGCGATCGAGGCGCGTACCCGGGCGCTCCACCTGTCCCGCACCCTCGGCGTACGCCGTGACGAGGGCATCGCTCTGGACGGGTTGGGCAGCGCCTTCACGCGGAGCGGGCGCTGCGAGGAGGCGATCGACGCCCATACCGCCGCCGTCGAGATATTCCGCGCACTCAACGACTCGGAGTGCGAAGCCATGGCCCTGCACGGGCTCGGCGGCGCCCTCCAGGCTGCCGGCCGGTTCGAGGAGGCCGTGGATGCCCATGCCCGGGACGTGGAGATCTGCCGGGAGCGGGGCGAACAGCGGCTGGAGGCGATGGCGTTGGGCAGCTTCGGCGAAGCACTCGTGAGAGCGCGCAGGTTCCGGGAGGCGGTTGACGCCTACACGGCAGCCGCGGGCCTCTTCCGTGCACGCGGTGACCGGGGCGGTGAGGACAGGGCGATGAGCGGGCTCAGGCAGGCGCAGGAGGCCGTTGCGGCATCGGCGGACAACGGTGACACACCGACGCCGCCCCGGTAGACGGGGGTTCGCAGACGCTCAGGCCGCGCAGCAGCCGCCACTGCTGGTTGGCGCCGCCCGTCCAGGTTCACCTGATGACAGGGGCTCCGTTGCCGGTCGGGCTCGTTCGCCACGTCCAGGGCCCTGCCGCCGACGCCGTTGACGACGCGGAAGGCCCTGGTGAGCATGGCGACGGTGACCTGGGGCGCGTGGCCACGTAGCATCATGATTGCGTAAACACTCGCGAACCCGAGTGGCGATTGAACTCCTGCCGCGCCACGCGGCGCTGTCGCACCCCCATCAAGATGCCGCAGGGTCGGATCAGGTCCCGGCGAACACTTGCCACAGCAATCATGTTTACGCAAACATAGCGCTGGCAGGCTTCTCGACAGCGCATCCCACCCCCAGCACAGGAGCACCCGTACATGCCTCTTCTCCAGTCCGACGGCGGCGGCTTCACTCTCGACGGCGAACCGTTCCGGCTCCTGTCCGGCGGGATGCACTACTTCCGCACGCACCCCGGCCAGTGGTCGGACCGGCTGCGCAAGGCCAGGCTCATGGGCCTCAACACCGTCGAGACCTACGTGCCCTGGAACCTGCACCAGCCGCGGCCCGACAGCTTCAGCCTCGACGGCGGCCTCGACCTGCCCCGGTTCCTCGGCCTCGCGGCCGCGGAGGGACTGCACGTGCTGCTCCGGCCCGGCCCCTACATCTGCGCCGAGTGGGAGGGCGGCGGCCTCCCGTCCTGGCTGCTCGCCGAACCGGACATACGGCTCCGCTCCCGCGACCCCCGTTTCCTCGCCGCGGTCGACGACTACTTCGACCGCCTGCTCACGCCGCTCCGGCCGTACCTGGCCTCCCGGGGCGGCCCCGTCCTGGCGGTACAGGTGGAGAACGAGTACGGGGCGTACGGCGACGACACCGGGTATCTGGAGTACCTCGCCGCCTCGCTGCGCCGCTGCGGTGTCGACGTGCCGCTCTTCACCTGCGACCAGCCCGCGGACCTGGAGCGCGGCGCGCTGCCCGGCGTCCTCGCCACGGCCAACTTCGGCAGCCGCTCCGACGAGGGCCTGGCCACTCTGAGGGCCCACCAGCCCAAGGGGCCGCTGATGTGCACCGAGTTCTGGATCGGCTGGTTCGACCGCTGGGGAGCCCACCACGTCGTGCGCGACGCCGGCCATGCGGCGCGGGAGCTGGACGAACTCCTTTCCACCGGGGCGTCGGTGAACTTCTACATGTTCCACGGCGGCACCAACTTCGGCTTCACCAACGGCGCCAACGACAAGCACACCTACCGCCCCACCGTGACGTCGTACGACTACGACGCCCCGCTCGACGAAGCCGGCGATCCCACGGAGAAGTTCACCGCCTTTCGCGACGTGATCGCCAAGTACGCTCCCGTGCCGGACAGTCCCGCGCCCGCGCCCGGCCCCAGGCTCGCCCGGCAGACCGTGCCGCTCACCGAGACCGCCGCACTGCTGCCGCATGCAGCGGCGCTCGGTGCGGCCGTCGACGCGCACCGCCCCCTCACCATGGAGGAGCTGGAACAGGACTTCGGCTTCGTCCTGTACGAGACGACGCTGTCGCTCAAGGGCCCGGCGCTTCTGGAGGTCGAACAGGTCCGCGACCGCGCCCAGATCTTCGTCGACGGGCAACCCGTGGGCGTCCTGGAGCGCGAGAACCACGACCACGCCCTGGCCTTCACGGTTCCCCGGGCCGGCAGCACCCTCACCGTCCTCGTCGAGAACCAGGGACGGGTGAACTACGGGCCGGGCATCCACGACCGCAAGGGTCTGCCCGGCAGGGTCCTCCTGGACGGCGCCGAGCTCGCGGGCTGGACCAGCCGGCCCCTCCCCCTCGCGGACCTGGAGGGCCTCCCCTTCGCTCCCGCGGCCGCCGCTCCCGTCGGACCGGCCTTCCACCGGGGCGTCTTCGAGGTGACCGACCCGGCCGACACCTTCCTCCACCTCGACGGCTGGACCAAGGGCAACGCCTGGGTCAACGGCTTCGCACTCGGCCGTCACTGGTCCCGCGGCCCGCAGCGGTCCCTGTACGTGCCGGCCCCGGTTCTGCGCGCCGGAACCAACGAGGTCGTCGTGCTGGAGCTCCACGCGGCGCACCGGGCCCGGACGGTCGAGTTCCGTCCGACGCCCGATCTCGGTCCCACCGAGGAGTAGCCGGCGGCCGTACGACGGGCCATCGGCGCGGGCCCGGTCCTTCGACCGGGCCCGCGCTCCGCTGTGGCGTCAGTCCTGCCGGAGCTGCTGTGCCCCGGATCCGTCGCAGGTGCGCTGCACGGCCTTCGCGCCGTCCGCGGTGGAGGCGCCGTCCACGTCCAGGCACTTGGCGCTGTGCCGGGCCCTGAGCGTGAGGTACCCGTCGCCCGTGCCGCGCACCGCCCACTCCTGGTTGCGGCCGTTGTTGCACGCGTACTGGAGGACGACCGCGCCGTCGGCCGTGGAGACGTCGCTCACGTCGAGGCACTTGCCGCTGTGGCGGGCCACGACGTTCACGTATCCGCCACCGGTGGGACGGAGCGACCACTGCTGGTTCGTACCGGCGGTGCAGCCGTACTGCACGACGGCCGCCCCGTCGCCGGAGCCCGCGCCGCTGACGTCGAGACACCGGGAGCTGTGCCGGAAGGCCAGGGTCCTCCAGCTGTCCGGTGCCGCGCTCGGGAGGGTCCAGGACTGGTTGGCGCCGGTCGTCGGCCGGTAGACCCCGACCGGCGCGCCGTCGCCGGTGGAGGCGCCGGTGACGTCCAGGAGTTCGCCGCTCGCCCTGTTGATCAGGGTGTGGTGGCCGTCGCCGGTGGTCGAGCGGATCCACTGCTGCGCGGTGGACGTTCCCGGTGGGGCGAGAGTGAGCGTTCCGTCGGATGCCGAGAGTGCCTGGCCCGTCTTCGTGCTGGTGACGCGGTAGGCGGCGCCGGCGCTCCAGTCCGTGGCCGACAGCGGGGTGAAGGTCCACTGCTGTGCGGGGTCGGCGGGTGCGGAGGTGCGCTGCACCGGGGTGTTCCCGCCGTTGACGGTGGCCACGGCGAGCGCCTTGCCGCTGTTGTCGTTGACCAGTTGGCGCGGGGCGCCCGTGGGCGCGGTGGCCGTCGCCGGGTCCACACCGGTGACCGTGGGCAGGACGAACGTGGTGACGGAACCGGGGCCGACGGTGGCCTTGAGCGTCCGGCCGGTCACGGCCGCGTCGGTGTCGCGTTTGAGATTGCGGGTGGCGTCGGTGGTCCACCGCTCGACGGGTCCGTCGGCCGCCGTGCGGAAGCCGTCGAGGTCGAGGGTGAGTTCGCGTGCTTCGCCGGTCGGGTTGGAGTGGACGACCACCACGCCGTCCCCGCCCGGCCGTACCGCGGCCAGGGTCTGCGGGTCGTCGGTGTCGACGATGTGCGCGCCGGGGCGCACGAAACGGCTGTAGTTCGCCATCGCCCAGTACTTCTTGTTCTTGCGCAGCGGTTCGGTGGCCGCGTCGTCGGGGGTGAGGTCCGTCTGTATGAGGCCCCAGTTCGAGTTCTCGTGACCGGGCGTCATGTTCTCGTAGTCCTCGACGGCCTGCCACAGGACCCAGGCGCTCGGCTCCAGCTCCCGGATGTCGTCGTTGATGTGCCGGGCGAGGTCGAGTGCGGGGCTCATGTCCGTGAAGCTCTGCGGGACGCTGCCACCGGTGTCGACCTCGGACATCCACAGGGGCGTGCCCTCGCCCTTGGCGATGTCCCGGGCCCCGGTGCGGCCGCCGGTCCCGTACGTGTGCGTGTTGAGCCGGCCCACGGCCTCGCGTGCGCCGGGCGCGTACGCCTCCCAGTCGGAGCGGAAGGTGTCCGGGTTCGTCTCGTCCATGGCGGCGATCGGGGTCTTCACACCCTTCGCGTCGAGCGCGGCACGCAGGGTCGTGATCATGCGGGCCTGGGAGGCCGGGTCCCAGTGCGAGCCCTCCTGGCGGCCGCCCGCGTGCCAGTAGTCCGTGTCGGGCTCGTTGACCGGTGAGACGGAGTCGAAGGTGACTCCGGTGGCGGACTGGGCCCGTTGGAGGGCGCCGGTGAGATAGGCGGCGAACCGGTCGTACTGGTCGGCCCGCAGGTTGTCCTGCCCGCCGTCGCCCGCTCCGGAGACCAGCCCGCTGTTGGTCATGAAGTACGGGGCGGAGTTGGAGAACGCCTCGAAGGTGCGGGCCCCGCGCGCCTTGGCGGCCGTGAGCCACCAGCGCTGGTTGGCGTCGGCGCCGGGGTTCCAGTGGTCGGCACGGTCCGGGTCCCACCAGTCGGGGGTCTCCGGGCCTGGCCGGTTCCAGTAGCCGGGGACGGCCGCGCCGGGCCGCATGTACGGGGCGGTCTCGGGGCTGTCCCCGCCGCCGATGTTGTAGCGGGCGATCGTGAAGCCGAGGCCGTCGGCACCGTAGAGGGCGTCCGCGAGCGCGTTGCGCTGTGCGTCCGGCCAGCCTCCGGTGACGTTGGCGAACCAGGCCAGGGCGGTTCCCCATCCTTCGAAGGCCGGATGCTGGTAGCTGGGGTCGAGGCGTACGGTCAGCGCCGCGGCGGGGGTCTCCGCGGCACTCGCCGTCTGCGTACCGGTGCCCACGGCTGTGACGGCCGTGGCGACGAGGGCCGTGGTGGCGCCGAGGACGGCCAGGTTCCTGAGCCGCCGGGTTCGACGTGCCGGCGGTCGGTTGCGGGTGCAGAACACGCGTGCTCCTTCACGTGGGGGTGAGGTCGGCCGGGGTCCGTCACCGCGCCTCCCGGCCCGGGGCCGGGAGGCGCGGTGACGTGGGGGCCGTCGTGGGGGGTGGTGGTCTCGGGGGCGGTCAGACCGCCGAGCGCCGCCACTTCTGGTTGTCGCCCGCGTTGCAGGTCCACTGCTCCAGGGCGGTTCCGTCGGCCGTCGACTGATTGACGACGTCGAGGCACTTGCCGCTGTGCCGGGCCACGAACTCGACGTAGCCCGCGGTGTCGGTCGTCCGGACCTTCCACTGCTGGGATGCGGAGCCGTCACAGGTGTTCTGTACGGCGAACGCCCCGTCGGCGGTCGAGGCGCCGGCCACACCGAGGCACTTCCCGCTGTGCCGGGCCATGATCTGGACGTTGCCGGTGCTCAGCTCCTTGATCCAGAAGTTCTGGTTCACACCGCTGCCGCAGCCCCACTGGATCAGCTGCGTGCCGTCCGCCGAGTCGAAGTTCGCCACGTCGGCGCACTTGCCGCTGTTACGGGCGGCCAGCGTCTCCCAGGGCACGTTCATTCCGCTGACGGTTCCCGCGGCCGCGTCCACGGTGATCTGCGGGGAGTAGTCCATCGTCATGCTCGTACGGGTGGGGAAGGCGATCGGGAGCCAGACGTACTGGGAGTCGTTGACCGTGCCGCCCATGGCGTTGCCCCAGCGGTCCCCCATGTAGAGGAACGAGGTGCCCCCGGTGCCCTGGACGGGGAGGACGAAGGCGGTCTGGCTGCGGTAGGCCGTCGGGTCGCCGACGTCCTTCAGGCCGGTCCAGGAACCGGTGACGCTGGAGGCGGTGGCGTACTTCTGCTGGTTCGGGGCCCAGCCCGTGGCGCCGGAGGTCAGGAGGAAGTACACGCCGTCCCGCTTGAACATGGCGGGCGCCTCGCGCCACTGGCCCGGCCACAGCTTCTGGACCTGCGACTCGACCGCGGTGTAGTCAGGGGTCAGACGGTAGACGTGCAGGTCGGCGTTCTCGTTGGCCGCGGAGATCATGTAGCCGGTGCCGTCGGTGTCGACGAACGTCGAGATGTCCCGGGACATGTGGCCGAGCGGCCGGAAGCTGCCGCGCCATGCGTAGTCGCCGTCCACCGTCGAGGACACCGCGACGGCGGCGCGCGCCTCGCCGTAGTCGGAGGTGTTCTCCTTGTGCATCCACATCACGAACTGCCGGGTGGCCGCGTTGTAGATGACCTTGGGCCGCTCGATGTTGGCCTGGTCGAGCTCCGGATCGGTGGCCTCGGTCAGGACGTGGTTGCGGAACTCCCAGGACTTCAGGTCCGTGGAACGGTATGCGGAGACGTACCGGAAGGTGTTGTCGGTGTTGCGGTCCTCTCCGAACCAGTAGTAGTACTGCCCGACCTTGATCACGCCGCCCCCGTGCGCGTGGACGGGGTTGCCGGCGGGATCGGTGAACTGTGTGCCGTTGACGACGGTCACCGGGGCGGCGTGGGCGGTGCCCCCGGTGGTGAGCAGGGAGAAGAGGAGGGCGCAGATCATTGCCGCCGTCCTGGGGATGTTCAGTCGCATGGCGCGACACCTCGTGGTCTCTCGTCGGACTGGTTGCCGCGCGGACAGCACGGCAGACGGCCGCCGCGGAAACACGGAGCGGCGGGGTGGGGGGAGACGGCCCTTCGGGCTGTGCCGAGCACCGCTGCTTACGTGATGTTTTCGTAAACACGATGTAGCCGGAAGTGTGGGAGGGCGCGCGGAAGCCTGTCAAGGAGTCGGACGAAAGCGGCCGCCTTTTGACCCGGAGGGCCTGTTTGCGTCAACATGACTGCATGGGGGTGCAGCCTGCGCGCACCCCCAGAACCTCTGGGAAGGAGCGGTCGAAGGTGGCGGAAAAGGCAACGAGAACGCCGCGCTCGCGACCGCCCCGGAAGTGGCCCTCCATGGCGGAGGTCGCGGCGAAGGCGGGTGTTTCCTCACAGACCGTCTCCCGCGTGGCCAACAACCACGACAACGTCGACGAGACGACGCGCGCGAGGGTTCTGGCCGCGATGCAGGAGCTCGGCTACCGCCCGAACGCGGCAGCTCGTGCGCTGGTCACCGGCAAGTTCGGAGCGATCGGCGTGGTCAGCTTCGACGTGGGCGCGCACGGCAACGCCCGTACGCTCGGCGCCATCGCGGACGCGGCGCGCGAGGCGGGGTTCTCGGTCAACTTCATGGGAATCCGGGCGCAGACCGAAGCCGCCGTGCGGCAGGCCTTCCGCCATCTCATGCTGCAGTCCGTCGACGGCATCGTGCTGGTGGAGTCGCAGATGCTCGACACCCCGTCGCTGCATCTGCCGCCCACCATGCCGGTGGTCGTCGCCGAC harbors:
- a CDS encoding RICIN domain-containing protein gives rise to the protein MRLNIPRTAAMICALLFSLLTTGGTAHAAPVTVVNGTQFTDPAGNPVHAHGGGVIKVGQYYYWFGEDRNTDNTFRYVSAYRSTDLKSWEFRNHVLTEATDPELDQANIERPKVIYNAATRQFVMWMHKENTSDYGEARAAVAVSSTVDGDYAWRGSFRPLGHMSRDISTFVDTDGTGYMISAANENADLHVYRLTPDYTAVESQVQKLWPGQWREAPAMFKRDGVYFLLTSGATGWAPNQQKYATASSVTGSWTGLKDVGDPTAYRSQTAFVLPVQGTGGTSFLYMGDRWGNAMGGTVNDSQYVWLPIAFPTRTSMTMDYSPQITVDAAAGTVSGMNVPWETLAARNSGKCADVANFDSADGTQLIQWGCGSGVNQNFWIKELSTGNVQIMARHSGKCLGVAGASTADGAFAVQNTCDGSASQQWKVRTTDTAGYVEFVARHSGKCLDVVNQSTADGTALEQWTCNAGDNQKWRRSAV